The genomic stretch AAACCAATCGTTACAATAATTTACAGTTAATCATTATCTCCCATCTGCAGATGTGAAAGACTCAGCAAATCCATAAGGGCGTGTAGGGATGCTCGTCTGAGTGTTATCCAAGCTGGGAGGAAGCGATGAAGAAGAGGATTCCAAATTGCTTCTACCTTCAAAAGCCTGCCACTTCTTAAGTGCTTGCGGCAACGACATTTCAAGGTCTATACCATATATATCTTCAGAACTTTGATCAGTTGGTTTCCAAAGCTCCACCAGAGTCGATAAGACATTCACAGTGTGGCCCATGTCGGGCCTTTGATACGGCTCTCTTGCACAGCAATGACCTGCTAACTCGGCAACAGTACTCACACTGGCAAGTGTTTCCTCGTTGAGATCAATTGTGGGATCAATCGCCTTGCTGAATGAGTCCTTGTTGATGAACATTCTCCGGAACCAAGTTACTAAGTGCATGCTCTCCTCAGGCTGGCTGTCATCAAGTGCCTTTCTCCCGGTGATTAGCTCCATCAAAATCACTCCAAAACTGAACACATCTACTTTAGTTGTCACACGGCCAGTAACTGCAAGTATCACAAATGTTTTGTTTACGATCAGTATCAATACCGACTACCAACCATTAACCAGAATCTACTATATTTACTTTTAAATGAAAAGTAAAACGAACTACTGAAAAGCAAAACATCTACGACATTATAAATTGCAGAACCACAAGAAGAAAGGCAATACTCAGCTTTGTTGTAAAGCTAAGTAAGTGGGATCAGCTGACCTAAAAAGGAAagaacagaaaaacaaaaatactaaAGTGGGTTCAAAGAATCGACTGCTTTAAGGTCCAAAAGGGCAAAAACAGCTGGGAACAACTAATATAATGGAGATTTCCAATGAGAACAATCCAATAAGCAAAATATTCTACCATTCTGTTATTACAAACAGCAAGGAAAATGGCTTAATAATATTCGGGTTACTCGAGTGATTTCAGAGACGAGATAATGATGTCCGAAAAAGGCGAAATACACAGCTGGCAGAGACGAGAAGATGCGCTAAGATGATTATTGAACATGCAATTTGGTGAAATTTAGGGAATACTCATCATGCTGGTGCCTTTCTTTTTCCTGTAACCACCCAACAAACTCCCAAGAAAATCATGACTCCACATTTCTAATCTGCTTTCTTAAGAATGGCAGTCATGACTCATGAGAGCGTCCAACCTTGATCATAATGGAATACAATAATGGATACATTTGTAACACAACGGAAAATTGAATCGTTGAGATCTCTCCCCTATTAAAGATTGATTTAACATAATCCAAGTGCAGTGTGGATTAcaaaagtttatttattttttggtgaaCAACACATCCAACTAGAAATTAagagataaaatataaaataataaacatttTTAATACATTTTTAGATCCGCACATAGTCCATATTTACTGAATCATTCATAAAATTCTGATAAATTGTAAGAAAATCATACGTAAAGCAGagatatgaaattaaaataaaggtTCTCTAGTTTGGAACCAAAAATTAAGAGCCAGTAGCTACCCTTTTCCTTAAACTGGTTTCCTGAACGTTTACAAAAATCTCAGGAAATGGAGGCAAAGGACTAAGGTTGCATCTGGGTGATgccatattaatatattatgTAAGTTGTTTCCATTTCGCGTGCACTATCGGGTACTCAAACGGACCTGATATCACTCtcatgttttattttctatttttattgaagtaaataaatttgaaagttGGCCTGGTTTTAGAAGAATCTTATAGCAAAAAattaagcataagtaaacagAAACAAGAATTACCTGCATATTCTGGTGCCAGGTATCCAAAAGTCCCTGCAATCCTTGTTTCAATTGAACCTTTACCCTCTGGAGCAAGCCGCACAAGACCGAAATCTGCGACCTTAGCTCTCATATCATCTCCAAGAAGAATATTTGAAGGCTTTAAGTCCCTATGTATAAAACTCTGATGGGCCAAACCATGGAGATACTCAACACCCCTTGCTACATCTAAGGCAATTGTGAGCCGTCTCGTCCATTCCAGTGGTTTCAGTCCTTCTTCTGGCCAGTTGAAGATGTACCGGCTGAGCGTCCCTTGAGGCATATACTCATATACAAGAAGCCGTTCATTTCCATCCAAACAATATCCCAGAAGAGCTACGAGATGCCTGTGACGAACCTTCGTCAAAACAGAAATCTCAGACTTAAATTCGGAAAGACCCTTTCCTACTATTACGCCAGCCTCCATTCTCTTAACAGCAATCTTTGTTCCGTCGTGCAGTTCCCCTTTATACACTGTCCCAAAACCTCCTTGCCCCAATATATTTTCCTGACTGAAATTGTTTGTCACATTCCGGAGCACTTGAATAGAAATCACCATGTTTCCTGCCTCAACCATTTGGATTTCATTGGGCTCCCTGCTGGGAAGAGTATGAGCTTCACTCAGTGCACCAACACTAACACTAGAGCCTGCAACAGTTATCTTCATGCTCTCATTATCCGATCCAGAGTGGCGGGGATGAACTACCATTTCATTCGGGCTCTGAACTCTACTCAActgcttttgttttgttctaTATACACAGATAAGCAACAGcacaattaataaaatcacaaaaacaccCCCGATTACAGAGAACACAATGACTCCTATTAGAGTTGAAGATTTCTTTCCATGAGGTCTAGAACTGTTTCCAGAACCTACACTTGTAGAAGGGTTGGTGGAATTTTGAGACGGTCCAGCTGAAGTactctttttcttccctatatCAGGGTTACCAAACATTACAAGCACCTTATCCTTAAAAGCTGGGGTTTCACCATAGAGGTTATTGTTTGACACATCAAATACCGTGAGTGCAGGCAGCGTGGCAAGCTCCGCTGGAATCGTTCCAGTTAAATTGTTATCAGCAAGAACTACTCTTTGCAGGGACTTCAAAGACGCGATTTCGGGAGATATCGTTCCAGCAAGACCCATTTTCTGAAAATTGAGGACCGTAATGTTCCCATTATTACAAGTAACCCCAATCCAATCTGCACAGGGATTATTCCCCTTCCAATTCTCTGCAAACCTTTGGGGGTAACCCACTGAACTCACAATTGAAAGCAACGTATTCACTCGAGAGTCACATTCACCAGGACTCGGTAGGCAAAAGTTATTAGAACCCTTAACCAAATCTACCGCAACCCCCGTAACAAAAGCCGGCATTGGTCCTTGAAGCAAATTGTTTGTCAAATTCACAGCCTCTAGTGACTTAAGGCTCACCAATGACACTGGAACAGGTCCGGTAAACAAATTATCTCTCAAACTCAAGCTCCGCAAGTCGGTCAAACCTGAAAAGTCCGGTAATGGACCTGAAAACGCGTTCGAATGCAGCCAAACCTCTTTCAACAGAGTCATGTTCTGTAACACAGCAATGCTTCCACCAAGCTTACCTACACTTTCTTGCCCATTAAGCCACAAAGACTGAATTTGCAACCCGGAAAAGCTCGCGGGCAGTTCTCCTTGGAGGCCATTGAAGGCCAAGTGCAAGTTAACCAGACTCGGAAACCCATCTCCACCGAAAAAATGGGGTATTTTTCCGGTAATGTTGGCCGAATTGGCCGAAAAGTTTTGAATTGATGCTGCACTCTTGAGAGTTTCAGGAATTTCCCAACTCATAAAAGGGTTGTTATCAATCTCAACAGATTGAAGGGAAGTCATACCAGAGAAAAAATCACCAGGAATTGAAGTAAACAAATTGTTGCTGAGCATTAGAACTTGCAATGCACTTAACCCACTAAGGCTCGGAAGAGGACCTGTAATTTTGTTCCATTGAAGCTCTAAGCGCTCGAGTTGAGTGAGGTTTTGGAGGCTTGGAGGAAGCGTACCTTCTATATTGAGGTGACCCAGTTGGATCCTGGTCACCCTCTTGTCGTCCGAGCAGCCCACATGGGTCCATGTGCAGGGGTCCGGGTCGGACCATCCGACAGATTCAGATGGATTAAGGGTTTTCTTCAGAGCCAGCATTACTGCAGCATCGTTGCTTGAACTCGGTTGGGAGTTGGCACACAGCAAGAACGATGAAAACCCAGCAAGCAAAATGGCCAAAAACTTGAACCCAGCATGggttttcttcttcatcttgaAAAAACTTTcagatgtgagagagagagagagagatttaggaGGTGGGTTTTGTACAAAGTGTTTGAAGTGTCAAGAACTTGATTCCATATTATTGGGTATGATAACAAGGTTCTAGGGAATGGGGAGTTGAGAAAAAGTTAGAATGTTTGAGTAGGAGGAGGAGATGAGGatgctgagagagagagagagagagagagagagagggagagagagagagagagaggaagagagggtgTAGGCAGAGAGGAGAGAAGCTTTTTCTAGGAAtggaggaaggaaggaaggactGACTGGCATGCACATGGTGGGTGAAGGTGTTTGGCTTAAAAAGGCTGTCGATGACAAGGTTCTACTTTATGAGAAGTGGTTAATGTTTTGCCAATAAGGTCAACAAAGTTAAAAGATTCACTTATAATTAATTGGTAATATTAAAGtattttaatgttaattttttataaaaatatatatgggtatttttatatgaaatttaCTATCTTAATATATCATAGGTAATATTACTTAAGTCTACGTGGATAATACATATTGAGTGACATTAGAACATGTACTCAACATATTGAGTGACGTTAGTTGAAGTTTCAATTAACAATTGAAGCATATGCATGGTTCCTTATTCTCCCACTAAGGTTTACACCCTCAACAAATACTTCGAATGCAAAGTGTGTGAAGATGAATTGTCTTAGCCAAATGAACTATTAAGAGCCCTTCACAACAACAGAGTTTCTTCTTCTAGTCTGATTGCATTAACAAGATTTTTGACAGAGTACTCCGGAGTATTGaatattctaaattttttaataaatcttTAATTAAAGCCAAAAATACTAAAATCTAAAGATTTAGAAACCTAAAGTATAAGAAATTCCGAAGCACTGGATAGTTTTTGTGCAATAATGAGTTAAAAGGCTGGAAATGAGTCATGAGTGGAGTGGGTTTTCGGTAGGTGGCCATGAGCAGAGGGAGGGTCAAGTTGGCATTAGAATATGTATGAAAGTAGTAACGTTTTTATATCTCATGCACTGATGCACATGTTGAGAGCCAGAATCTGAAACCGTACAGATAGAGTTGAAGTGAGCAACAACGCACAGAGGGGCGGAGGGAAGAAGAGAATAGGATAGGCCCAGGCCCATCCTCACATTTTTTTGCAAGCCTTCACCTGTAAGCATCTTTCATTATTCTTCTTTACAACCCTTCTCCTATTGGTCAATAATACAAAACACATTACAAACGATCTCCTATTTAAAATTCCAACCCCCATATTTGATTCCATCCTAACactaaattaatatttatttattgaacaTAAAATCAATAACCTTTaacattttgataaaaaaaaagataaaaaaaaaatatcttaatTAACATTAAACCCCTTAACTTTTAATTAGAACAAAAAACTTCTTTGGTCTTTCACAATCAACCCAGGAGTAAGAGTCCAAGTCTAAAAAGCTATtattcttctcatttttttgaaattttatatctattttcatataaaattcaaattaattcaaCAAAAACAATACTATTTGTAAAATCTATCTTActttccataatttttttttttattgtttctcATCTATCTTACATCTTACTTAATTGTTAGAGTCTGAACCTTTTGATTACTTCTTcttattaaatttaatagtaTGGATAACAAGATTATCATGCAATgatttcaaaatatgaaaattcgtCAGAGACAATTATgattattgaaaatataaaatattatagatGCATGTGTTTTTATGGTGTTTTGATTAGTAGTTTTGCAActgttatttgtcattttttttttgcatttgtgAAAGGTCCCTCCTCACATGAAATCCTAGCTACGCAACTGAATGCACATGGcatgttttcattattttgCCTAGGTGtattgaaaacataaaattattatttatgcaTGGCCTAATTAGATTATTAGTACATGTGGTGATAGTGTAGTCGGAAAATAGCTCATGTGTTAACAATTAACCGAGACttgacaaaattttcaattttgtgcCTAAATTCTAACAGACTTCACCACACGAacttaaatcttttttttttttttttaattttttttttattaccacAAAGGCTGTCTTCCGACTACCCTGTCACCGTGGAGACTATTAATGCAATTAAGTTCCCCTTTGGGGGGGGTGGCAGGTGAACTAACAAATACCTCTTTTCAAAATATGGTCTAAAAAGATGATCTCCCTACATTTTCCATGTGTATATATAAGGAAATGTTGCATTGACAAACGTTGGTCCAAACTTTGGTCTTAGGTATTTTGTTTGAAGTTACAAAAATATGTGTAATGTGCGACTGAGTCAAtcaacattttttgtttttaaggagAAGTTAATAAGGAGAAATTTTAGCAAGCGGTATTGATCTTAGTTGGAGAGAAAAAATTGTTTATACTGACCTTAGTTTCAATTGACTTCTATGGCCTAATTACATAGGTGTCGCGACACTTGTAATACGacttcttcaatatgttgtacttgtttaaaattaaaacatctcacttacacttgaagagaaatactactaaaCTATAGTACTAAGTAACTTCGCGTACTCTAATATTATATAAACAAGTGATCGATTGCCGTGGTATATATGACATTACTCTACAAtttctctcccctctttttttctctctccttccctcccttcctatttgaacggccacggttaagccacgtcaacatcttatattaattttttatagaaaaagaaaaacaaaatagagaatatgagaggaggggatggaagggaATGGAAAGAGAAGGGAAGAAAATCCTTGTCCAAAGTTGAAAGGGATGATTTTTCTGTCTCAAGTGTGTTGGCTTGAACTTTCggtttattaaaattcaaagtttttcattagttttcctttatattAAAGCCTAGGTCAAAGACACAAAGCAAGGCAACGTACAACCCATGAGTGCAATAAGGCCTTGTTTGGCACTATGAGAAGatgatttattttctttaatttttaagataattttttgaTATAATGAATTTTGTTTCACCGTGTAGACGTGGACATAGTCAATTTGGTTAGAATGAATATACACCTCGATCCTTCCTTCAAGTTTAAATTCACTATTTCAGATTAGTTTAAAATAACACAGAATTAGTTTAAAATAAAACAGGATTTGCTAAATCCATTCTCGCCATTGCTAAATTCAACAAGCATATGGATCCAATACTTTCCAAACATATGTGATCCGTTTGGCCCAATTAAAGTTTTCAATTGGGCCTATATAGTAGTTGTGAGGAGAGCGAATGTCACATACTCTTTTGGCAGCTCATTTTAGGGTCGGTTCAGTTTTATTTggatcaattttcgtcaaactcaaaaaccaaaccaaaactactatttggtttattttcatttatttgattgggttccatttttttttttgttaattttaatttagcAAATGAGAGATAGATTAAGAGCTCTTTCGAAGCTTCGTCGTCGTGATCGATAATACTAatttgagagttttaacgaaaaactcatggtactgttcactttaacgaaaaatcacatttttacactaaaaagtcaatcctactactattcactttaccctttattttgtcattatcattaaaactcaaagttttcaaatcattttcattagtttttctcaCTAATTTCGCGAAAGGTGGGACGGGTACGGACGCGACATAGAAGCCGATAAAGAATGCTAGTTATATAATCCTCAATAGTAAACTCTGTTGGAGTTTTGAGACTCCATGTCTCACATCGGGGAACAT from Pyrus communis chromosome 7, drPyrComm1.1, whole genome shotgun sequence encodes the following:
- the LOC137739605 gene encoding receptor protein kinase TMK1-like is translated as MKKKTHAGFKFLAILLAGFSSFLLCANSQPSSSNDAAVMLALKKTLNPSESVGWSDPDPCTWTHVGCSDDKRVTRIQLGHLNIEGTLPPSLQNLTQLERLELQWNKITGPLPSLSGLSALQVLMLSNNLFTSIPGDFFSGMTSLQSVEIDNNPFMSWEIPETLKSAASIQNFSANSANITGKIPHFFGGDGFPSLVNLHLAFNGLQGELPASFSGLQIQSLWLNGQESVGKLGGSIAVLQNMTLLKEVWLHSNAFSGPLPDFSGLTDLRSLSLRDNLFTGPVPVSLVSLKSLEAVNLTNNLLQGPMPAFVTGVAVDLVKGSNNFCLPSPGECDSRVNTLLSIVSSVGYPQRFAENWKGNNPCADWIGVTCNNGNITVLNFQKMGLAGTISPEIASLKSLQRVVLADNNLTGTIPAELATLPALTVFDVSNNNLYGETPAFKDKVLVMFGNPDIGKKKSTSAGPSQNSTNPSTSVGSGNSSRPHGKKSSTLIGVIVFSVIGGVFVILLIVLLLICVYRTKQKQLSRVQSPNEMVVHPRHSGSDNESMKITVAGSSVSVGALSEAHTLPSREPNEIQMVEAGNMVISIQVLRNVTNNFSQENILGQGGFGTVYKGELHDGTKIAVKRMEAGVIVGKGLSEFKSEISVLTKVRHRHLVALLGYCLDGNERLLVYEYMPQGTLSRYIFNWPEEGLKPLEWTRRLTIALDVARGVEYLHGLAHQSFIHRDLKPSNILLGDDMRAKVADFGLVRLAPEGKGSIETRIAGTFGYLAPEYAVTGRVTTKVDVFSFGVILMELITGRKALDDSQPEESMHLVTWFRRMFINKDSFSKAIDPTIDLNEETLASVSTVAELAGHCCAREPYQRPDMGHTVNVLSTLVELWKPTDQSSEDIYGIDLEMSLPQALKKWQAFEGRSNLESSSSSLPPSLDNTQTSIPTRPYGFAESFTSADGR